CCCATCGCCTGTTGAAAAAGATCGTTGTCGTCATGATGGCAGGTCATCGCCTCTCCCCCGATGCTGTAGATTGCCGCCTGCGTAATGCGGGGGCGGATAAATTTTAGCATACGTCGTTAAAGGAAGATCTGACCGTCATCAGACCGGGCCAGCAACCGTCGCGTCGTCACCGCGACTGATTAGCAAACTTAAACTAAATTTATTTAAGGCAACCGTTGAATCCATTAAAATTGATTTAGATCAAGTTTACAGTTATTAACGAAGCAGAACCTCTACCCGGCTAATGCACGGAGATAATTTTTAGCGTATAGAGCGGCAAAGCACGATGAAGACTGGATTGTTACATGTGAATCACATAAAGAAACAATTTTCGCAACATACTTATATTTAATACCTTTTAACTGCTCAGATGAGTTTTCATCCGACCTGTAACAGGGTAAAATTGATTCCAGTCAATTATCATCGAGCGTAGATTATGATTCCCGAAAAGCGAATTATCAGCAGACGCGTACAATCCGGCGGTTGCGCCATTCACTGCCAGGATTGCAGTATCAGCCAGCTTTGCATCCCGTTCACACTTAACGAGCATGAGCTTGACCAGCTGGACAATATCATCGAGCGTAAAAAGCCGATCCAGAAGGGACAAACGCTGTTCAAGGCCGGTGACGAGCTGAAGTCGATCTACGCTATCCGTGCGGGCACCATTAAAAGCTACACCATCACCGAGCAGGGCGATGAACAGATTACCGGTTTCCATCTCGCCGGCGACCTGGTAGGCTTTGACGCCATCAGCGCTAACCAGCACCCGAGCTTTGCCCAGGCGCTGGAAACCGCGATGGTCTGCGAAATTCCCTTTGAAACGCTGGATGACCTGTCGGGAAAAATGCCCAACCTGCGCCAGCAGATCATGCGTCTGATGAGCGGCGAAATCAAAGGCGACCAGGAGATGATCCTGCTGCTGTCGAAAAAGAACGCCGAGGAGCGTCTGGCCGCCTTTATTTATGGCCTGTCACGCCGCTTCGGCCAGCGCGGTTTCTCGCAGCGCGAGTTCCGTCTGACCATGACCCGTGGTGATATCGGCAACTATCTTGGCCTGACGGTGGAAACCATCAGCCGCCTGCTCGGCCGCTTCCAGAAAAACGGTATGCTGGCGGTGAAAGGCAAATACATCACCATTGAAAATCATGAAATCCTCTCCCAGCTGGCCGGCCAGAGCCGCGCAATTGGCTGACCCTTTGCCGGGTTAATATTTGTTATTTTATTGATCCGGCAACAACTTTTCCGCTTTTTCCTTTGCCATGATTGGGCTATCTTTAAACGACATGCTCAGCGTAGGGGAACCCGTTATGGCTAACTATCAGAATATCCTTGTGGCGATCGACCCGCAGCAGGACGACCAGCCCGCATTGCGCCGTGCCGTCTATCTTAATCAACGGCTTGGCGGCAAAATCACCTGTTTTCTGCCGATTTACGACTTCTCCTATGAGATGACCACCCTGCTCTCCCCTGATGAACGCCAGACCATGCGCAAAGGGGTGATCGGTCAACGCACTGAGTGGATCCGCGAACAGGCGCAGGCTTATCTGGCCGCTGGGGTGCAGATCGACATTAAAGTGGTGTGGCACAACCGGCCGTTCGAAGCGATTATTCAGGAAGTGCTAAACCACCAGCATGACCTGGTGATTAAGATGGCCCACCAGCACGATCGCCTG
This portion of the Erwinia sp. E602 genome encodes:
- a CDS encoding FNR family transcription factor, with the translated sequence MIPEKRIISRRVQSGGCAIHCQDCSISQLCIPFTLNEHELDQLDNIIERKKPIQKGQTLFKAGDELKSIYAIRAGTIKSYTITEQGDEQITGFHLAGDLVGFDAISANQHPSFAQALETAMVCEIPFETLDDLSGKMPNLRQQIMRLMSGEIKGDQEMILLLSKKNAEERLAAFIYGLSRRFGQRGFSQREFRLTMTRGDIGNYLGLTVETISRLLGRFQKNGMLAVKGKYITIENHEILSQLAGQSRAIG